In Flavobacterium cerinum, one genomic interval encodes:
- a CDS encoding AAA domain-containing protein: protein MKIKNIQEYRSFYKNEIRRLRLPDRNENFIGNFLNEPDSNEVEFGWFEIYHGDKEGYGKAEAGIENFLQSFLDMAKDGQAVYEFLQNAVDAGSTHYAMVWGQDELDGNHYLLVANNGKMFNLDSVRSILNVGSSTKSNDSQTIGKFGIGFKLAHRLVGKDNGLQELINEHSGPILFSWKNYEIEQLAGGDAIEPETFSYNPKANRNFEMADEYPWLFKILITCFPCLPENSLVEELPKMANGQSAEVNPFSSEEYKVLSRWVKKHQKILNKDTYNEGALFFIKLGKGKEEELAEVNLKEGVKFAIAILKETASDEDQREKLLHTVQLNDDEPITYPELEYIRLNISKETDKDTYAYIRFGVDSYKDLNNEQQRKITDEADIEVLFGFRKHNEIGEYFKGAPNLYLYFPLSEEVHNFNYILHSNAFYKGSSRTFLHKGNSKEDGINERLLKVLVDKIQEQLKVLSQSENPDDKSLFLHFYASLLTSGKSTNQDRLWIETPYINPVNDRLKEYIPVRNNVEINSYKTVADDRTVFIKRTEIDIDPDVWGLQDVNWFYWNGAALNIILKGIEKLEIKDYTIFDLLENVGIEEQINNWLNGDESRIKLVLKELSSVTPDKPLIDRIKSQLVQLKLFKFSNGDLLSLSEFLEKETNGYFLLHNTLGEIKYILQKAGLITTELDLKEFEFVEKYRTFLLQSSKHSGYTELTKLFSQSVEDEKLSKLSKDEKLKIFNAFRTFNADNVNDRIRELKLFENNLGKPTAFKSLLARQSNNTWINIFSISVREHNDQIKAYLLDDTKMLYEQIVYPYWEDILNRIAAKPKEVNTIISDIVSIFNESNWSEKQQHSLSNQGLILFKGEVVRSENIFYKSTLATLSEEHFSKIQDIAFKLYGLHIPDIILIKHLDEIPLSYSSITANLFINVEDISIDDINDLLLFCTVCDIDFFEHNTISYNGVSYLINNGSDLKQYFSSDKRIVDYIGKYHPEQFILIPPSIQVKAGTIKMSGTALIEQLIELFPEETIEQKLDLIGLVLNERQEDKKHLLNSLTYLRLDASWQEEHQNELYLKLINSVIEETIETDDLETIQRKIIIYNGDEEVNISDIESAQDSIEVKRDDKSIYLSQSQILDLENSQTINLIQHFHDEVLGRNLISPAKADKLFKISSVSITDDLMNRFENALRSLNLLKDALPITNSHQLAFVVLSNKYTSSELKKFAVKCHDNKWYFLKGKKIIFSSENEAYINESYLLNEQYNDLQSVFSLGDFDVFNFSENEDDIIASKFLFVKGIDPYILNSKGEFLDKLDYLYNGWKGVPYSTRDYKKDADWEDILGINPLHYVLNGKHIESEILPTDFLEWCNNEKPKQEFLKGIGVLINDKFLEPLRNFLLKEKETLPEDIDPFKFNDTILLNTLKGLCGAFTSLNNQPVIYDNGKDNSRISILERIITYLIESDVECPLLVHNDSISFKLVNPSATEVWQIEDKLHSKLKQSEENNLNQIYSNYYIVKSELLSIQKLNDQTGQFDFKREFIPINKEEHDEPFYHNWSKHYNIILIKQDQLKFKIFDSDEEKRKHIGTIEDGSFHIVEENELITIYYPKSIHLEGLKSAMEESGNSITDSIEDLISRRDTMLASIYNAYNAANIDDVNSEHLRALQEAFRAQNLKQERNDLIENIRQNAKYSYDWFISYLDYLLTFSSNSADNNKQKTIRFQSIKRQTVNHLISGKYFLLSGASSYVSESIEETSDFSLSVTMKNNKRIEVIVEGAQKQGQDLLIFCPKGISNEITENLDTVFQAEITFVPQIDLLKELRSAFANESNLERWNEINESLSPLHFIYGPPGTGKTTSLCERIIDIKEENPKTKILFLTPTNKAADVLSKKLLIPTDNPDDRIGVRLKKLNDSNEYLSVTRIGRPTDPELEGFNAEVYQSSVNDSVLKWAGVLAMTIHRLPYTSVFTEELNNEIRLFKLEGHWDYVIFDEASMINLPYLVFAIMAISKFSPNVKFIIAGDPKQIPPVVDVNDKELEELDIQDENVYSMMNIRSFKENEQTLRNGDSIQNLSIQYRSLGKIGQLFSELSYGGLLQHHREKTGSKSKELPSELQKLICNNVLFIDVPLNNEDSVFKIRQLFYSSYHIYSAILISEIIKFFDTALSGDESWSIGLIAPYKAQAVMMNKLIASFGISEKIKIYADTVHGFQGDECDLVFFVSNPNKDYYTGHQKCLLSKEYIYNVAISRARDYLIVLHPFSAIPNNPFINRIKNSYQNSFGTPVVKQSSEIETTLFRNINFIYESSYITGHDTINVFGQLEKKYFIKANPSAVDIQLRKVLK, encoded by the coding sequence ATGAAAATAAAGAATATTCAGGAATACCGCAGTTTTTATAAAAACGAGATTCGTCGTTTAAGATTACCAGATCGTAACGAAAACTTTATCGGTAATTTTTTAAATGAACCCGATTCTAATGAAGTTGAATTTGGGTGGTTTGAAATATACCATGGTGACAAAGAAGGATATGGAAAAGCTGAAGCAGGAATTGAAAATTTTCTGCAGAGTTTCCTCGATATGGCAAAAGACGGACAGGCTGTATATGAGTTTTTACAAAATGCCGTAGATGCAGGCAGTACGCATTATGCAATGGTTTGGGGACAGGATGAGCTAGACGGAAACCACTATTTGCTCGTTGCCAATAATGGTAAAATGTTTAATCTGGACAGTGTACGTTCTATTCTTAATGTAGGGTCATCTACCAAAAGCAACGATAGTCAAACCATAGGTAAATTTGGTATTGGTTTTAAGCTCGCACACCGATTAGTAGGTAAAGACAATGGCTTGCAGGAATTAATCAATGAGCATTCAGGTCCTATACTTTTCAGCTGGAAAAATTATGAAATTGAACAACTGGCCGGTGGAGATGCGATTGAACCGGAAACATTCAGCTATAATCCTAAAGCCAATCGTAATTTTGAAATGGCAGACGAGTATCCATGGCTGTTTAAAATCCTTATTACCTGTTTTCCTTGCTTACCAGAAAATAGTCTTGTAGAAGAACTTCCAAAAATGGCAAACGGTCAGTCAGCCGAAGTTAATCCATTCAGCAGTGAAGAATATAAGGTACTCTCACGTTGGGTAAAAAAACATCAGAAGATTTTAAATAAGGATACTTATAACGAAGGGGCTTTATTTTTTATCAAATTGGGTAAAGGTAAAGAAGAAGAACTGGCGGAAGTGAATCTGAAAGAAGGTGTAAAATTTGCCATAGCTATTTTAAAGGAAACTGCCAGTGATGAAGATCAAAGGGAAAAGTTGTTACATACAGTCCAGTTGAATGATGATGAACCAATTACCTATCCTGAATTAGAGTACATTAGACTGAATATCTCAAAAGAAACGGATAAAGATACTTACGCTTATATCAGGTTTGGAGTAGATAGTTATAAGGATTTGAATAATGAACAGCAGCGAAAAATCACAGATGAGGCTGATATTGAAGTACTATTCGGATTTAGAAAGCATAATGAAATTGGTGAGTATTTTAAAGGAGCTCCAAATCTGTATTTATATTTTCCCTTATCTGAAGAAGTCCATAATTTCAATTATATACTCCACTCCAATGCTTTTTATAAGGGTAGTTCAAGAACCTTTTTACATAAGGGCAACAGTAAGGAAGATGGGATTAATGAACGTTTGCTGAAAGTTCTTGTTGACAAAATACAAGAACAACTAAAAGTGCTTTCTCAATCCGAGAATCCGGATGATAAATCGTTGTTTCTTCATTTTTATGCATCACTATTAACCTCCGGAAAAAGCACCAACCAAGACAGACTGTGGATTGAAACACCGTACATAAATCCGGTAAACGATCGATTGAAGGAATATATTCCTGTACGGAATAATGTTGAGATAAATAGTTACAAAACTGTTGCTGATGATCGTACTGTATTTATTAAAAGAACAGAAATAGATATTGATCCGGATGTATGGGGCTTACAGGATGTAAATTGGTTCTATTGGAATGGGGCAGCCTTAAACATCATCCTAAAAGGAATTGAAAAACTTGAAATTAAAGACTATACCATTTTTGACTTACTTGAAAATGTAGGCATTGAAGAACAAATAAACAATTGGCTGAATGGAGATGAGAGTAGAATAAAATTAGTATTAAAGGAGTTGTCGTCAGTTACGCCAGACAAACCTTTAATTGATCGCATAAAGTCACAGTTAGTACAATTAAAACTATTTAAATTTTCAAATGGTGATTTACTTTCGCTTTCTGAATTTTTAGAAAAAGAAACCAATGGTTATTTTCTTTTGCACAATACGTTGGGTGAAATAAAGTATATTTTACAAAAAGCAGGTTTGATTACAACCGAACTGGATTTGAAAGAATTTGAATTCGTTGAAAAATACCGGACATTCTTATTGCAATCTTCCAAACATAGTGGATATACCGAACTTACTAAATTATTCAGCCAGTCGGTAGAAGATGAAAAATTGTCTAAGCTGAGTAAAGACGAAAAATTAAAAATATTCAACGCCTTTAGAACTTTTAATGCTGACAATGTAAATGATCGGATCAGAGAACTGAAATTATTTGAGAATAATCTGGGTAAACCAACTGCTTTCAAGTCCTTATTAGCACGACAATCAAACAATACCTGGATAAATATTTTCAGTATTTCTGTTAGGGAACACAATGACCAGATAAAGGCCTACTTATTGGATGACACGAAGATGCTATATGAACAAATTGTATACCCCTATTGGGAAGATATACTAAACCGGATAGCTGCAAAACCCAAGGAAGTAAACACTATCATTAGCGATATTGTATCTATTTTTAATGAAAGCAATTGGTCTGAAAAACAGCAGCATTCGTTATCAAATCAGGGCCTGATCCTGTTTAAAGGCGAAGTAGTAAGATCCGAAAATATTTTCTATAAAAGTACTCTTGCAACTTTGTCCGAAGAGCATTTTTCTAAGATTCAAGATATAGCGTTCAAGCTTTATGGACTTCATATACCGGATATTATTCTTATTAAGCATTTGGATGAAATACCACTTTCTTATTCTAGTATTACAGCTAACTTATTCATAAACGTTGAAGATATATCAATTGACGATATTAACGATTTATTGCTTTTTTGCACTGTTTGCGATATCGATTTCTTCGAGCACAATACAATATCCTATAATGGAGTCAGCTACCTGATTAACAACGGATCAGATTTAAAACAGTATTTTTCTTCAGATAAACGTATTGTTGATTATATAGGAAAGTATCATCCGGAACAGTTTATTCTAATTCCTCCTTCTATTCAAGTTAAAGCCGGAACAATTAAAATGTCTGGTACTGCTTTGATAGAACAATTAATCGAACTATTTCCAGAAGAAACAATAGAACAAAAACTGGATTTAATTGGATTGGTACTGAATGAACGACAAGAAGACAAAAAGCATTTATTAAATTCTTTGACTTATTTGAGATTAGATGCTTCCTGGCAGGAAGAACATCAGAACGAATTATATTTAAAGCTAATCAATTCGGTTATTGAAGAAACAATAGAAACGGATGACTTAGAAACCATTCAGCGCAAGATAATAATATACAATGGTGATGAGGAGGTTAATATTAGTGATATTGAAAGCGCTCAGGATTCTATAGAAGTAAAAAGAGACGATAAGTCTATTTATCTTTCTCAATCTCAAATTTTGGATTTGGAAAATTCACAGACTATAAACCTTATTCAGCATTTTCACGATGAAGTTTTAGGTAGAAATTTGATAAGTCCTGCTAAAGCAGACAAATTATTTAAGATTTCAAGCGTTAGCATTACAGACGATCTGATGAATCGATTTGAAAATGCTCTTAGATCATTAAACTTGCTGAAAGATGCATTACCAATTACCAATTCTCATCAGCTTGCCTTTGTAGTACTTTCTAATAAATATACTTCTTCCGAATTAAAAAAGTTTGCAGTAAAATGTCATGATAACAAGTGGTATTTTTTAAAAGGTAAAAAGATTATTTTTTCTAGTGAAAATGAAGCGTATATAAATGAAAGTTATCTATTAAATGAACAATACAATGATTTACAATCAGTATTTTCTTTAGGAGATTTCGATGTATTCAATTTTAGTGAAAATGAAGATGATATTATAGCTTCCAAATTCCTGTTTGTTAAAGGAATAGATCCTTACATCTTGAATTCAAAAGGTGAATTTTTAGATAAGTTGGACTATCTGTACAACGGCTGGAAAGGAGTGCCTTATTCAACAAGAGATTACAAAAAAGATGCTGATTGGGAAGATATTTTAGGTATAAATCCATTGCACTATGTACTGAATGGAAAACACATTGAAAGTGAGATACTACCTACTGATTTTTTAGAATGGTGCAATAATGAAAAACCGAAGCAAGAATTTCTAAAAGGTATAGGCGTTCTTATAAATGACAAATTTTTAGAGCCGTTACGAAACTTTCTTTTGAAGGAGAAAGAAACATTGCCAGAGGATATTGACCCGTTTAAATTTAACGATACTATCTTACTCAATACGCTTAAAGGATTATGTGGCGCATTTACCTCTTTGAATAATCAACCGGTAATATATGATAATGGGAAAGATAATTCTAGGATTTCAATACTTGAACGTATCATAACTTATTTAATCGAAAGCGATGTCGAATGTCCTTTACTGGTGCATAATGACAGTATTTCATTCAAACTTGTAAACCCCTCCGCAACCGAGGTTTGGCAAATAGAAGATAAGCTACATTCAAAACTGAAACAAAGCGAAGAAAATAATTTGAATCAAATTTATTCCAACTACTACATTGTTAAGTCAGAATTACTCTCCATTCAGAAGCTTAATGATCAAACAGGTCAATTTGATTTTAAACGGGAGTTCATCCCAATAAACAAAGAGGAACATGATGAACCTTTTTACCATAATTGGAGCAAACATTATAACATTATACTCATAAAGCAGGATCAATTAAAATTTAAAATCTTTGATTCGGATGAAGAGAAACGAAAACACATTGGAACAATTGAGGATGGTAGTTTTCACATTGTAGAAGAAAATGAACTGATAACAATTTATTACCCTAAGAGTATTCATCTGGAAGGTTTAAAGTCTGCAATGGAAGAATCAGGAAACTCAATAACGGACTCGATTGAGGATTTAATTTCGAGAAGAGATACAATGCTGGCGAGTATTTACAATGCCTATAATGCTGCCAATATAGACGATGTGAATAGCGAACACTTAAGGGCATTACAAGAAGCTTTTAGAGCACAAAATTTGAAGCAAGAGCGTAATGATTTAATCGAAAATATTAGACAAAATGCAAAATATTCCTATGATTGGTTTATATCTTATTTAGATTACTTACTTACTTTTAGTAGCAATAGTGCTGATAACAATAAGCAAAAAACAATCCGATTCCAATCCATAAAACGTCAGACTGTAAATCATCTGATATCAGGCAAATATTTTCTGTTGAGTGGTGCAAGTTCCTATGTGAGCGAGTCCATAGAGGAAACCAGTGATTTTTCATTGTCAGTCACGATGAAGAATAACAAGAGGATAGAAGTAATCGTAGAAGGAGCTCAAAAGCAAGGCCAGGATCTGTTGATCTTTTGTCCCAAAGGCATTTCTAATGAAATAACGGAAAATCTGGATACTGTTTTTCAGGCAGAAATAACCTTTGTTCCTCAAATTGATTTATTAAAAGAGTTAAGGAGTGCATTCGCGAATGAAAGTAACTTGGAAAGGTGGAACGAAATAAACGAAAGTTTGTCTCCGCTACATTTTATCTATGGTCCTCCGGGAACAGGAAAAACTACCTCGCTTTGTGAAAGAATAATTGATATAAAGGAAGAAAATCCAAAAACAAAAATACTCTTTTTGACGCCTACTAATAAAGCGGCTGATGTTTTATCTAAAAAATTACTGATACCAACTGATAATCCAGATGATAGAATAGGTGTCAGGTTGAAAAAATTGAATGACAGCAATGAATATTTAAGCGTTACCCGTATCGGAAGACCTACCGACCCCGAATTAGAAGGATTTAATGCAGAAGTTTATCAGTCTTCTGTGAATGATTCGGTACTTAAGTGGGCAGGTGTTCTCGCAATGACGATTCATCGTTTACCTTATACCTCCGTGTTTACGGAAGAACTAAACAATGAAATTAGATTATTCAAACTAGAGGGGCATTGGGATTATGTCATATTTGATGAGGCTTCTATGATAAACCTACCTTATTTGGTATTTGCGATTATGGCAATATCTAAGTTCAGTCCTAATGTGAAATTCATTATAGCTGGTGATCCTAAACAAATTCCTCCGGTAGTAGATGTAAATGATAAAGAACTGGAAGAATTGGATATTCAGGATGAAAACGTTTATTCAATGATGAACATTAGAAGTTTTAAGGAAAATGAGCAAACATTGAGAAATGGTGATTCTATTCAGAATTTGAGTATTCAATATAGAAGTCTAGGTAAAATCGGTCAGCTTTTCAGCGAATTATCGTATGGCGGTTTATTGCAACATCATAGGGAAAAGACAGGAAGTAAATCTAAAGAATTACCATCTGAACTTCAGAAATTGATATGTAATAATGTTCTGTTTATTGATGTTCCGCTAAATAACGAAGATTCCGTGTTTAAGATCAGGCAATTATTCTATAGTTCATATCATATATACAGTGCTATTTTGATAAGTGAAATAATTAAATTCTTTGACACTGCACTTTCTGGGGATGAATCGTGGTCAATCGGACTTATTGCTCCATATAAAGCTCAGGCCGTTATGATGAATAAACTTATCGCCTCTTTCGGTATCTCTGAGAAAATAAAAATCTATGCCGATACAGTTCACGGCTTTCAGGGAGATGAATGTGATTTGGTTTTTTTTGTCTCTAATCCGAACAAAGATTATTATACTGGTCATCAAAAGTGCTTATTATCAAAGGAATATATCTATAATGTAGCTATTAGCCGTGCTAGAGACTACCTGATAGTATTACATCCATTTTCCGCTATACCCAACAATCCGTTCATTAATAGAATAAAAAATAGTTATCAGAATAGCTTTGGAACACCTGTTGTAAAACAATCCTCTGAAATTGAAACCACACTTTTCAGAAATATCAACTTTATTTATGAAAGTAGTTATATAACAGGTCACGATACTATCAATGTCTTCGGACAATTGGAGAAGAAGTATTTTATAAAAGCTAACCCAAGTGCAGTTGATATTCAATTAAGAAAAGTATTAAAATAA